A stretch of the Meles meles chromosome 19, mMelMel3.1 paternal haplotype, whole genome shotgun sequence genome encodes the following:
- the LOC123931298 gene encoding zinc finger protein 665-like isoform X1, translating to MNTEVKSYKCEECGKTFKYCSSLRKHRQIHTGRKLYKCKECGKVFKIRSILTQHHSIHTGEKPYKCKECGKSFNQQAHLTRHHRVHTGEKPYKCQECDKAFSQRSLLRAHHRIHTGEKPYKCKECGKAFKETSNLSRHHRVHTGEKPYKCQECDKAFKCHSTLSNHLRFHTGQKPYKCKECGKAFNQSSYLTQHHRVHTGERPYKCQECGMAFKAFHWNSLLTAHHRIHTGEKPYKCQECGKAFYRRSLLRAHHRIHTGEKPYKCEECGKAFNQRSYLTRHHRVHTGEKPYRCQECGKAFKLHSTLSKHLRIHTGEKPYKCQECGKAFLWSSLLTVHHRIHTGEKPYKCEECGKAFRCPFDLTRHQRIHTGDQPYQCQECGKAFNKRSHLYQHHRIHTGEKPYKCTECGKAFSFPSNLLKHHRIHTGEKPYKCEECGKAFNRRSQLSNHHRSHTGKKL from the exons ATGAATACTgaagtgaaatcatacaaatgTGAAGAATGTGGTAAAACCTTTAAGTACTGCTCATCCCTAAGGAAACATAGGCAAATCCATACTGGAAGGAAACTCtacaaatgtaaagaatgtggtaaagtttttaaaattcgcTCAATACTTACTCAACATCACAgcattcatactggagagaaaccttacaaatgtaaggaatgtggtaAGTCCTTTAACCAGCAGGCACACCTTACTCGACATCACAgagttcatactggagagaagccTTACAAATGTCAAGAATGTGACAAGGCCTTTTCCCAGAGGTCATTGCTTAGAGCACATCACCgaattcacactggagagaaaccttataaatgtaaggaatgtggcaaggcctttaaagAGACCTCCAACCTTTCTCGACATCACAgagttcatactggagagaaaccttacaaatgtcaAGAATGTGACAAGGCCTTTAAGTGTCACTCAACCCTTAGTAATCATCTCAGATTTCATACTGGacagaaaccttacaaatgtaaggaatgtggcaaggcctttaaccaGAGCTCATATCTTACTCAACATCACAGAGTTCATACTGGAGAGAGACCTTAcaaatgtcaagaatgtggcatGGCCTTTAA GGCCTTTCACTGGAACTCACTGCTTACTgcacatcacagaattcatactggagagaaaccttacaaatgtcaagaatgtggcaaggccttttaCCGGAGGTCATTGCTTAGAGCACATCAccgaattcatactggagagaaaccttacaaatgtgaggaatgtggcaaggcctttaaccaGCGCTCATACCTTACTCGACATCACAgagttcatactggagagaaaccttatagatgtcaagaatgtggcaaggcctttaagtTACACTCAACCCTTAGTAAACATctcagaattcatactggagagaaaccttacaaatgtcaagaatgtggcaaggcaTTTCTCTGGAGCTCATTGCTTACTgtacatcacagaattcatactggagagaaaccttacaaatgtgaGGAATGTGGTAAGGCCTTTAGGTGTCCTTTTGACCTTACTCGGCATCAGCGAATTCATACTGGAGATCAACCTTACCAATGCCAAGAATGTGGCAAAGCCTTTAACAAGCGCTCACACCTTTATcagcatcacagaattcatactggagagaaaccttacaaatgtacagaatgtggcaaggccttttcATTTCCCTCAAACCTTCTTAagcatcacagaattcatactggagagaaaccttacaaatgcgaagaatgtggcaaggcctttaacagGCGCTCACAGCTTAGTAACCATCATAGAAGTCATACTGgcaagaaactttaa